The Mangifera indica cultivar Alphonso chromosome 19, CATAS_Mindica_2.1, whole genome shotgun sequence nucleotide sequence ATTCTCTCACGGTCATATGGCTAACCCTTCCAATGTCCTCCCATCCTCTGATATTACCTCGCCCGATGCCGTTTTCCATATCAAAATTTACTATTGCCATTGTCCTGTATCGCCTTGCCCTTTGAATACAATGCCAACAGACGACCATCTAGAGTTAAACCAAACTTTCAGGTTCACCCAAAAACAGTTAATAATGGATCCAGAAGGTCCTAGATTCATATCCGAAAAACTATCTACAATGGGACTGCAACCAGAAGTGATCGAATCTGGAATATCTCAAATTATGAGAATAGCGAGAGAGTCAGCGAAAAACGATGCTCCTGAAGAAATTCTCACAATTAGGATATTACTTCACTATTCTCCGAACACAGACTCTGATTCTGAAATACTAGAAGAGTCAATGGAAGATTTTCCAAGGC carries:
- the LOC123202887 gene encoding uncharacterized protein LOC123202887; translation: MANPSNVLPSSDITSPDAVFHIKIYYCHCPVSPCPLNTMPTDDHLELNQTFRFTQKQLIMDPEGPRFISEKLSTMGLQPEVIESGISQIMRIARESAKNDAPEEILTIRILLHYSPNTDSDSEILEESMEDFPRPIPASKEAIQNLEKASFLAISESMRDCTICSEKFCANDGLNQIVQMPCGHVYHEGCIIKWLEISNMCPLCRYRLPTSYKNSAT